The following are encoded together in the Dama dama isolate Ldn47 chromosome 29, ASM3311817v1, whole genome shotgun sequence genome:
- the DEFB134 gene encoding beta-defensin 134: MVNIRGQPASDPARSLLNKKVPAMESPFTVFVFLIFWDTTLAGLNPLSSELYRRCYKNGTCRLECFGSEMLVAYCMFQLECCLKGNPEP; encoded by the exons atggtaaATATCCGAG GACAGCCTGCATCAGACCCTGCCAGGAGCCTCCTCAACAAGAAAGTGCCAGCCATGGAGTCTCCCTTCACTGTGTTCGTGTTTCTCATCTTTTGGGATACAACACTAGCAG GCTTGAATCCATTATCATCAGAATTATACAGAAGATGTTATAAAAATGGTACCTGCAGACTTGAGTGCTTTGGAAGTGAAATGTTAGTTGCCTACTGTATGTTTCAGCTGGAGTGCTGTCTCAAAGGAAACCCTGAACCCTGA